In Pedobacter sp. SL55, the following proteins share a genomic window:
- a CDS encoding YceI family protein: MKLKITSILMLALVAIFSFSAFKPKADIYTVDVAKSTINWEGKKFSGAHTGTVNLTSGNLQFNGKKLVQGGFIADMTTIKTMDGEKPSPNLDKHLKNDDFFGVDKFPAANFVIKKVEGNGADVKITGDLTIKGKTNSVTFPAKITWNADKTVTAVAEKVTVDRTKYGIEYKSKSIFSSIGDNFIYDEFTFAVKLVAKK, encoded by the coding sequence ATGAAATTAAAAATCACTTCTATTTTAATGTTAGCTCTTGTGGCTATCTTTTCTTTTTCGGCTTTTAAGCCAAAGGCTGATATCTATACTGTAGATGTTGCTAAATCTACTATCAACTGGGAAGGTAAAAAGTTCTCTGGTGCACACACGGGCACTGTTAATTTAACTTCTGGCAATTTGCAATTTAATGGCAAAAAACTGGTACAAGGTGGCTTTATTGCCGATATGACCACTATTAAAACGATGGATGGCGAAAAACCAAGTCCGAATTTAGATAAGCACTTAAAAAACGATGATTTTTTTGGTGTAGATAAATTTCCAGCTGCTAATTTCGTAATTAAAAAAGTTGAAGGTAATGGTGCTGATGTAAAAATTACTGGCGATTTAACCATTAAGGGCAAAACCAATTCGGTTACTTTTCCGGCAAAAATTACTTGGAACGCAGATAAAACAGTAACCGCTGTAGCAGAGAAAGTAACTGTAGATAGAACCAAATATGGTATCGAGTACAAATCAAAATCTATCTTCAGCAGCATTGGAGATAATTTTATTTACGATGAGTTTACTTTCGCTGTTAAACTGGTAGCAAAAAAATAA
- a CDS encoding response regulator: protein MQSTPPSKINLLVIDDDDINIFIISKIVEKTGYNVEICAKHNGQLAIDYIKDLLLNNQPLPHLVLIDINMPILNGWEFIEAFEALNIEVTNDMYMLSSSVYENDIEKAKSYKSVKGFISKPLSIDRLKELLAAIH from the coding sequence ATGCAAAGTACACCTCCTTCTAAAATCAACCTCTTGGTCATCGACGATGATGATATTAACATTTTTATCATCAGTAAAATTGTTGAGAAGACGGGGTACAATGTTGAAATATGCGCCAAGCATAATGGCCAGCTCGCTATTGACTATATTAAGGATTTGCTGTTAAACAACCAACCCTTACCACACTTGGTTTTAATAGACATCAATATGCCTATTCTTAATGGATGGGAATTTATTGAGGCATTTGAAGCATTGAACATAGAAGTAACGAATGACATGTACATGCTATCGTCGTCTGTTTATGAAAATGACATAGAGAAAGCGAAAAGCTACAAATCGGTTAAAGGATTTATCTCTAAACCACTATCAATAGATAGGCTCAAAGAGTTGCTTGCGGCAATTCATTAA
- a CDS encoding MBL fold metallo-hydrolase encodes MAIQVFTLSEGSYSVDASKKFLPFDPAKDNPKDRPASLFIHVQPFLVKLENSLILLDTGLGYSNEEGKLHLHENIKKVGFDPDDVELVLMSHLHFDHSGGMVHHYNGKMELSFPNATYVMQRGEWETAFSSKSSSYHTEIFDFVQRNAQIHLIEDSGILTNEISYEFTGAHCPNHQVFLIDDGDDKVFFGGDVLPEPEELIRKFVAKYDYDGRKAMELRDEFGRRAAAEQWKCLFYHSKSKTQAFVKLDDDKFIIV; translated from the coding sequence ATGGCCATACAAGTTTTTACCTTATCAGAGGGTTCGTATTCTGTAGATGCAAGCAAAAAATTCCTACCTTTTGATCCTGCTAAAGACAATCCGAAAGACAGGCCAGCTTCGTTATTTATTCACGTTCAGCCTTTTCTGGTAAAGTTAGAAAATAGCTTAATCTTGTTAGATACTGGTTTAGGATATAGCAACGAAGAGGGGAAATTACATCTACACGAGAACATCAAAAAAGTAGGTTTCGATCCAGATGATGTAGAACTGGTGCTGATGTCGCACTTACATTTTGACCACTCTGGCGGAATGGTACACCATTACAATGGCAAAATGGAATTGAGTTTCCCTAATGCCACTTATGTAATGCAACGTGGCGAGTGGGAAACCGCTTTTTCTAGCAAATCGTCTTCGTACCATACCGAAATTTTTGATTTTGTACAGCGAAATGCACAAATTCATTTGATAGAAGACAGTGGAATATTGACTAACGAAATCAGTTACGAATTTACTGGAGCTCACTGTCCTAACCATCAAGTATTTTTAATTGATGATGGAGACGATAAAGTATTTTTTGGTGGCGATGTATTGCCAGAACCCGAAGAGCTGATTAGAAAGTTTGTAGCTAAATATGATTACGATGGCCGTAAAGCGATGGAACTGAGAGATGAATTTGGCCGCAGGGCAGCTGCAGAGCAATGGAAATGTCTATTTTATCATTCTAAATCAAAAACGCAGGCTTTTGTAAAGTTAGATGACGATAAATTTATCATTGTTTAA
- the recJ gene encoding single-stranded-DNA-specific exonuclease RecJ, with the protein MEKRWVHNENANREVIDELAHQLTIDKSLAEILANRGITTFEEARHFFRPQIAHLHDPFLMKDMETAINRIDVAITQGQRILIYGDYDVDGTTAVALAYQFFHQFTKNIAYYIPDRHSEGYGISTQGIDYAKANGFHLIIALDCGIRSNDKVAYANSLGIDFIICDHHLPDVDIPDAVAVLDPKREDCEYPFKELSGCGIGFKLAQAYCMAKDLPDELYERYLDLCMVSIAADIVPIVDENRVMAYYGLLKLNENPSTGLKALMQISGKTENYSIMDVVFMLAPRINAAGRMGHANEAVKMLLSQEEFIADEQSALINLQNTERKSFDKDITLEALAIIEQDEVLINRKTTVVFHESWNKGVIGIVASRLTEKYYRPTIVLTHSNGNYTGSARSVIGYDLYEALVECSDLLIQFGGHKYAAGLTIAPENLSIFADRFEEVVSKSIDPALLIPEINIDTEIDLAQINGKFFRVLSQMAPFGPQNMAPVFCTKNITFVGTPQIVGTNHLKINVKQQNSAIFEAIGFNLGEFEKLLKPNQPFSICYTIEENNWKDKKRLQLNIKGIKMEV; encoded by the coding sequence ATGGAGAAAAGGTGGGTACATAATGAAAATGCAAATCGTGAGGTAATTGACGAATTGGCCCATCAGTTAACCATAGACAAAAGTTTGGCTGAAATTTTAGCGAACAGGGGAATTACCACTTTTGAAGAAGCTAGACATTTTTTTAGGCCTCAAATAGCCCACCTACACGATCCTTTTTTAATGAAGGATATGGAAACTGCTATTAACAGAATTGATGTAGCAATTACCCAAGGACAACGCATTTTAATTTATGGCGATTATGATGTGGATGGAACTACTGCCGTAGCCTTGGCTTATCAGTTTTTTCATCAATTTACCAAAAATATTGCCTATTACATACCAGATAGGCATAGCGAAGGTTACGGAATTTCGACCCAAGGCATTGACTACGCAAAGGCCAACGGGTTCCATTTAATTATTGCGCTAGATTGCGGCATTCGCTCTAATGATAAAGTTGCCTATGCAAATTCTTTAGGTATCGATTTCATTATTTGCGACCACCATTTGCCAGACGTAGACATACCCGATGCCGTGGCGGTTTTAGACCCCAAACGTGAAGATTGCGAATATCCGTTTAAGGAACTTTCTGGCTGTGGCATTGGCTTTAAACTAGCACAAGCTTATTGTATGGCCAAAGATTTACCCGATGAACTTTACGAAAGATACTTGGATTTGTGCATGGTAAGCATTGCTGCCGATATTGTTCCAATTGTAGATGAAAATCGTGTAATGGCCTACTATGGCTTGTTGAAACTGAACGAAAATCCATCTACAGGCTTAAAAGCTTTGATGCAAATTTCTGGCAAAACAGAAAACTATTCGATTATGGACGTGGTGTTTATGTTAGCACCACGCATTAATGCCGCAGGGCGAATGGGGCACGCTAACGAAGCCGTAAAAATGCTACTGAGCCAAGAGGAATTTATTGCCGACGAGCAAAGTGCACTTATTAATTTGCAAAATACCGAACGCAAAAGTTTTGATAAGGATATTACTTTAGAAGCCCTAGCCATTATTGAACAAGATGAAGTGTTGATTAACCGCAAAACTACCGTGGTATTTCACGAAAGTTGGAACAAAGGTGTGATTGGAATTGTGGCTTCTCGACTGACAGAAAAATACTACCGACCAACCATTGTACTTACCCATTCTAACGGCAATTATACTGGTTCCGCTCGGTCTGTGATTGGTTACGATTTGTATGAAGCTTTGGTAGAATGCAGTGATTTGCTGATCCAGTTTGGCGGGCATAAATATGCCGCAGGCTTAACCATTGCACCAGAAAACCTTTCCATTTTTGCAGATAGATTTGAAGAAGTTGTGTCTAAAAGCATCGATCCAGCTTTATTAATCCCAGAAATAAACATCGATACAGAGATAGATTTGGCCCAAATCAACGGTAAGTTTTTTAGGGTACTTTCGCAAATGGCCCCCTTTGGACCACAAAATATGGCACCGGTATTTTGCACCAAGAATATCACATTTGTAGGTACACCACAAATTGTAGGTACAAATCATCTAAAAATAAATGTAAAACAACAAAATTCAGCTATTTTTGAAGCTATTGGCTTTAACCTTGGCGAATTTGAAAAATTGTTAAAACCAAACCAGCCTTTTTCTATTTGTTATACCATAGAAGAAAATAACTGGAAAGACAAAAAACGTTTACAACTAAATATAAAGGGAATTAAGATGGAGGTTTAA
- the lptB gene encoding LPS export ABC transporter ATP-binding protein, which yields MILKAEHLIKKYKQRTVVNDVSFEVSQGEIVGLLGPNGAGKTTSFYMIVGLIKPNEGNIFLDGEDITKDPMYRRAQKGIGYLAQEASVFRKLTVEDNIMAILEMTKLNKEERKEKLEELINEFSLHKVRKNRGDLLSGGERRRTEIARALAANPNFILLDEPFAGVDPIAVEEIQSIVAKLKKKNIGILITDHNVQETLSITDRAYLLFEGKILESGTPEVLAANEMVRKVYLGSNFVLRKKNL from the coding sequence ATGATTCTAAAAGCCGAGCATCTCATAAAAAAATATAAACAGCGTACCGTTGTTAACGATGTTTCATTTGAAGTTAGCCAGGGAGAAATTGTGGGCTTACTGGGGCCAAATGGAGCGGGTAAAACTACATCGTTCTACATGATTGTAGGCTTAATTAAGCCAAATGAGGGCAATATATTTTTAGATGGCGAAGATATTACCAAAGATCCCATGTATCGCCGAGCGCAAAAAGGGATTGGCTATTTGGCGCAAGAAGCTAGTGTTTTCCGTAAGTTAACCGTAGAAGACAACATTATGGCCATTTTAGAAATGACCAAACTGAACAAAGAAGAACGCAAGGAAAAACTGGAAGAACTGATTAATGAGTTTAGCTTGCACAAAGTGAGAAAAAACCGTGGAGATTTACTTTCTGGAGGCGAGCGTAGACGTACGGAAATTGCCAGGGCGTTAGCAGCAAACCCTAATTTTATACTATTGGATGAACCTTTTGCTGGTGTAGATCCTATTGCGGTAGAAGAAATACAGAGCATTGTTGCTAAACTTAAAAAGAAGAATATTGGTATTTTAATTACCGACCATAACGTACAAGAAACCTTATCTATTACCGATAGAGCTTACTTACTTTTTGAAGGAAAAATACTAGAATCGGGAACGCCAGAAGTATTGGCAGCCAACGAAATGGTACGAAAGGTTTATTTAGGTTCGAACTTCGTTCTACGTAAGAAAAATCTATAA
- a CDS encoding GH3 auxin-responsive promoter family protein, with protein sequence MAIVNSIFTWYMKKRIHQIELFMKYPLDVQDEWLHTLISSAENTEWGKLYDYKSILTVQQFKERVPIQNYDTLKPYIERMLQGEQNILWPSEIKWFAKSSGTTSDRSKFIPVSEEALEECHFKGGKDMLSIYCNNRPNAQMFTGKGLVLGGSHQINQLCEDIHFGDLSAVLIKNLPVWAEYYRTPDMSIALMDNYEEKIDRMAEATIKENVTSISGVPTWTIVLAKKVMEMTGTKNLLEVWPNLEAYFHGAVNFSPYRAQFKELIPSSDMYYLETYNASEGFFGIQDQSHSDELLLMLDYGIYYEFLPLENLEDENPKTLSLDQVELNKNYALIISTNGGLWRYMIGDTVHFTSLSPFRVKITGRTKHFINAFGEEVIIDNAENALTKACAITNAKIKDYTACPIYFSGEEAGGHEWIIEFEQQPTDFEKFIDVMDDTLREVNSDYDAKRFKDMALRRPKVHNAPKDTFYKWLKEKGKLGGQHKVPRLANNREYVDDILRLL encoded by the coding sequence ATGGCGATAGTAAATTCAATTTTTACCTGGTATATGAAAAAGCGGATCCATCAGATTGAGCTTTTTATGAAATACCCATTAGATGTTCAGGATGAATGGTTGCACACCTTAATTTCTAGTGCAGAAAATACCGAATGGGGAAAACTTTACGACTATAAGTCTATTTTAACCGTTCAGCAGTTTAAAGAACGGGTACCGATACAAAATTATGACACGCTAAAGCCTTACATAGAACGGATGTTGCAGGGCGAACAAAATATCCTTTGGCCTTCAGAAATTAAGTGGTTTGCCAAATCATCGGGTACCACTAGCGATAGAAGTAAATTTATTCCAGTATCTGAAGAAGCTTTGGAAGAATGCCACTTTAAAGGTGGAAAAGACATGCTTTCCATTTACTGCAATAATAGGCCAAATGCGCAGATGTTTACTGGCAAAGGCTTGGTTTTAGGCGGCAGCCATCAAATTAATCAGCTTTGCGAAGATATCCATTTTGGAGATTTATCTGCCGTACTGATTAAAAACTTACCCGTTTGGGCAGAATATTACCGAACGCCAGATATGTCTATTGCCTTGATGGACAACTACGAGGAAAAGATAGACCGTATGGCCGAAGCAACCATCAAAGAAAATGTAACTAGCATTTCTGGCGTACCCACTTGGACTATTGTTTTGGCCAAAAAAGTGATGGAAATGACAGGAACAAAAAACCTCTTAGAAGTTTGGCCAAACCTAGAAGCTTATTTCCACGGAGCGGTAAATTTCTCCCCTTACAGAGCACAGTTTAAGGAGCTTATCCCCTCTTCAGATATGTATTATCTGGAAACTTACAACGCATCGGAAGGTTTCTTCGGTATTCAAGATCAATCTCATTCAGACGAATTATTGTTGATGTTGGATTACGGTATTTATTACGAGTTCTTACCGTTAGAGAACCTGGAAGATGAAAATCCTAAAACGTTATCATTAGACCAAGTAGAACTGAATAAAAACTATGCCCTCATTATCAGCACTAACGGCGGCTTATGGCGTTATATGATTGGCGATACCGTTCATTTTACGTCTTTATCTCCTTTTAGGGTAAAAATTACTGGCAGAACCAAACATTTTATCAATGCTTTTGGCGAAGAGGTAATTATAGACAACGCCGAAAACGCACTAACCAAAGCTTGCGCAATTACGAATGCAAAAATTAAAGATTACACCGCCTGCCCTATTTACTTTAGTGGCGAAGAAGCTGGTGGCCACGAATGGATCATTGAGTTTGAGCAGCAGCCTACAGATTTTGAAAAATTTATTGATGTAATGGACGACACCTTACGTGAGGTAAATTCTGATTACGATGCCAAACGTTTCAAAGACATGGCATTACGCAGACCAAAAGTTCATAATGCACCAAAAGACACTTTTTACAAATGGCTAAAAGAAAAAGGAAAACTTGGTGGGCAGCATAAAGTTCCTCGTTTAGCGAATAACCGGGAGTATGTAGATGATATTTTGAGGTTGCTGTAG
- a CDS encoding YkvA family protein, translated as MNFKNLMLRYAVFNKIAATLIKDKGKTLNKIQEGFAKAEGNKGALKSVWEQLQLLFSLAKDYTSGAYTAIPKTTMISVLAALLYFISPLDLVPDFLVGLGFLDDAVILGFVFKKVGQELEKYQAWKTLDASEEKVDKIIHI; from the coding sequence ATGAATTTCAAAAATCTAATGTTGCGATACGCTGTTTTCAATAAAATTGCAGCAACCTTAATCAAAGATAAAGGCAAAACCTTAAACAAAATTCAAGAGGGTTTTGCAAAAGCAGAGGGGAACAAAGGAGCACTTAAAAGTGTATGGGAGCAGTTGCAATTGCTTTTCTCTTTAGCTAAAGATTACACTAGCGGAGCTTACACAGCCATCCCTAAAACCACAATGATCTCCGTTTTAGCTGCGCTACTTTATTTTATCTCTCCATTAGATTTAGTGCCAGATTTTTTAGTGGGTTTAGGATTTTTGGACGATGCTGTAATTTTGGGCTTTGTTTTTAAAAAAGTAGGCCAAGAATTAGAAAAATACCAAGCATGGAAAACATTAGATGCCTCGGAAGAAAAAGTCGATAAAATTATACATATCTAG
- a CDS encoding CBS domain-containing protein gives MKTVQQIFGTKPLETFSVTASTSVLESLKLMTEKNISALLIMENEQLLGIFTERDYARKIVLQGKASKDTPIGEAMTANPITVTLTDSIDLCMQIMTDKHIRHLPVVAENKAVGMVSIGDVVKFIIADQKHTISALESYINS, from the coding sequence ATGAAAACAGTTCAACAGATTTTCGGTACAAAACCTTTAGAAACTTTTAGCGTAACGGCAAGCACCTCGGTTCTTGAATCGCTAAAGTTAATGACAGAAAAAAATATCAGCGCATTGCTGATTATGGAAAATGAACAACTGCTAGGTATTTTTACGGAACGTGATTATGCTCGTAAAATCGTTCTACAAGGCAAAGCTTCTAAAGATACCCCAATTGGCGAAGCCATGACCGCTAATCCTATTACGGTAACGCTAACTGACAGCATTGATTTATGTATGCAAATTATGACCGACAAGCACATTAGGCATTTACCGGTGGTAGCTGAAAACAAAGCTGTGGGCATGGTATCTATTGGCGATGTGGTAAAATTTATCATTGCCGATCAGAAACATACTATTTCAGCTTTGGAAAGTTATATTAATAGTTAA
- a CDS encoding M28 family peptidase: protein MKKLILSVAFVVLLLQANAQDNFSSVFKQINTEVQSNSQAYQNLKNATEKIGHRLTGSANGAKAEEFAYNLFKSYGFEVRYQPFEVESWDRKTLAVKVGNDKNSLSAVKAVTLAHSPVKANVTAELIDVGNGLEADYQPIKEKVKGKIALIYLGVLPGSPAGTASLHRSEKTAIATKYGAVGVVIINKVENGVLLTGTASVTGKLIPIPAVCIGLEDGMALKAKLKAAPQFAQIDMTNFSGMIKARNVIATLKGTSLPNEKIVVGGHLDSWDLATGAIDNGIGSFAIIDMARTFKKLKLQTKRTIEFVMFMGEEQGLLGSKAYVAQALKDKNLGQVRFMLNYDMTNDPKGFSTTRKEMEPLFKGWGAEVAKIDTGFKNLFQAGAGLHSDHQPFMLEGVPTGGGAGGKLPNNSGPFYHSDGDGFHLVDEQGLKNTVRYSSMLTYALANTAQIPVKRFTNAELKIFLESQKLKEPLKIAGEWKWGD from the coding sequence ATGAAGAAACTTATTCTTTCCGTTGCTTTTGTTGTCTTGCTACTGCAAGCAAATGCTCAAGACAACTTTTCGTCTGTTTTTAAGCAGATCAATACCGAAGTTCAAAGTAATTCGCAGGCTTATCAAAACTTAAAAAATGCCACAGAAAAAATTGGGCATCGTTTAACGGGTTCCGCTAATGGGGCGAAAGCCGAAGAGTTTGCTTACAATCTGTTCAAATCTTATGGTTTTGAAGTAAGATATCAACCATTTGAAGTAGAAAGCTGGGATAGAAAAACATTGGCGGTAAAAGTTGGTAACGACAAGAACAGTTTATCAGCCGTTAAAGCGGTAACCTTAGCACATTCTCCTGTAAAAGCAAATGTAACAGCCGAGCTAATTGATGTTGGTAATGGTTTAGAAGCCGATTATCAACCAATAAAAGAAAAAGTTAAAGGCAAAATTGCGCTGATTTATTTGGGTGTGCTACCTGGTTCTCCAGCTGGTACCGCATCTTTGCACCGTTCAGAAAAAACGGCCATTGCTACAAAATATGGTGCGGTTGGTGTGGTCATTATTAACAAAGTTGAAAATGGGGTTTTGCTAACTGGAACGGCCTCGGTAACTGGAAAATTAATTCCAATTCCTGCGGTTTGTATTGGTTTAGAAGATGGTATGGCCTTGAAGGCAAAGTTGAAAGCTGCACCGCAATTTGCGCAAATAGACATGACCAACTTTTCGGGAATGATTAAAGCTAGAAATGTAATTGCAACTTTGAAGGGAACTAGTTTACCGAATGAGAAAATTGTAGTGGGCGGTCATTTAGATAGCTGGGATTTAGCCACTGGAGCTATAGATAATGGTATCGGTTCATTTGCTATTATTGACATGGCCAGAACCTTCAAAAAACTGAAACTACAAACTAAACGTACTATAGAATTTGTAATGTTTATGGGCGAAGAGCAAGGTTTATTGGGCTCAAAAGCTTATGTAGCCCAAGCATTAAAAGATAAAAATTTAGGTCAGGTTCGTTTCATGTTAAACTATGATATGACTAACGACCCAAAGGGATTTTCGACTACAAGAAAAGAAATGGAACCTTTGTTTAAAGGATGGGGAGCAGAAGTGGCAAAGATTGATACTGGATTTAAAAACTTATTTCAAGCAGGTGCGGGTTTACATAGCGATCATCAGCCGTTTATGTTAGAGGGCGTACCAACAGGTGGTGGTGCCGGTGGCAAATTACCAAACAATTCAGGCCCATTTTATCACTCAGATGGCGATGGTTTCCATTTGGTAGACGAGCAAGGATTGAAAAATACAGTGCGTTATTCGTCAATGCTAACTTACGCTTTGGCAAATACTGCTCAAATTCCGGTAAAAAGATTTACCAATGCAGAGTTGAAAATATTTTTGGAAAGTCAAAAGTTAAAAGAGCCACTAAAAATAGCTGGCGAATGGAAATGGGGAGATTAA
- a CDS encoding DUF4349 domain-containing protein: protein MKRHFAVVALATILFAGCSSEHKGEATDYASTDTIAAEAVSNGELVEKLTKTADMRFRVKDVQRTKENLSATIKKQGGLVMEFNINSAIQNSEKVKFSSDSLKEITSYRTDGYVVARVPSDKLDDLTNQIAGMAVFVDNQSLKMEDKSFDYLENKLKSENRQEAVAQIKKVATKKSANVTSSMLIKDDYVNKKIENLNIDKQVRYSTITLSFYQDNTIKTMIVANDNIYDYKPDFFRRLGLNLMDGWMYFKEFILFLSRLWMFVLVGVVAFFVIRYYTRRQSNKTFLPPPSN, encoded by the coding sequence ATGAAAAGACATTTTGCCGTTGTAGCATTGGCTACAATCCTATTTGCGGGCTGTAGTTCCGAACATAAAGGAGAAGCAACTGACTATGCTTCTACCGACACTATCGCTGCTGAAGCAGTTTCTAATGGTGAGTTAGTTGAAAAATTGACCAAAACTGCGGATATGCGGTTTAGGGTTAAAGATGTGCAACGCACTAAGGAAAATTTAAGTGCTACCATCAAAAAACAAGGTGGCTTAGTGATGGAGTTTAACATCAATAGTGCCATCCAAAATTCGGAGAAAGTTAAATTTAGCTCAGATTCTTTAAAAGAGATTACTTCGTACAGAACCGACGGCTATGTGGTTGCCCGTGTACCATCAGATAAATTGGATGACTTGACCAATCAGATTGCAGGCATGGCTGTTTTTGTTGATAATCAATCGCTAAAGATGGAAGACAAGAGTTTCGATTATTTAGAGAATAAACTCAAATCTGAAAATAGACAAGAAGCGGTAGCGCAAATAAAAAAGGTGGCTACTAAAAAAAGTGCAAACGTTACAAGTTCGATGCTGATCAAGGATGATTACGTAAATAAAAAAATCGAAAATCTAAATATCGACAAGCAAGTTCGTTACAGTACTATCACATTGAGTTTTTACCAAGATAATACCATTAAAACCATGATTGTGGCTAATGATAACATCTACGATTACAAACCAGATTTCTTTAGGAGATTAGGATTAAACCTAATGGATGGTTGGATGTATTTTAAAGAGTTTATTCTGTTCTTATCAAGGTTGTGGATGTTTGTTTTGGTGGGAGTGGTTGCTTTCTTTGTAATCAGGTATTACACAAGGAGACAAAGTAACAAGACATTTTTGCCGCCGCCAAGTAACTAA
- a CDS encoding 5'-nucleotidase, lipoprotein e(P4) family has product MRFRILIIALLAIPTLASAQKAGPERDWTNAVLWQQYSGEYRALAFQAYNFARLSLKEALWENQNGKPNCVIVDADETIIDNSRFQGYEIQHGVSYVPADWTAWTAKAMADTVPGALSFLKFAASKNVETFYVTNRDEADRKGTIENLKKLGFPYVDEAHILLKSTTSDKQERRNKVLEKYNVLLLCGDNLSDFSNVFYREGKDTKEQVDANQHLFGTKFIVLPNPMYGDWEKLLYKEGKFTEQEKAKQRLEKLKSY; this is encoded by the coding sequence ATGAGATTTAGAATATTAATTATTGCTTTGCTGGCTATCCCAACTTTAGCTTCAGCACAAAAGGCTGGCCCAGAAAGAGATTGGACAAATGCAGTGCTATGGCAGCAATATAGTGGTGAGTATAGAGCGTTAGCCTTTCAGGCTTATAACTTTGCCAGATTATCTTTAAAAGAGGCTTTATGGGAAAATCAAAATGGTAAACCTAACTGCGTTATTGTAGATGCTGATGAAACGATTATCGATAACTCACGTTTTCAAGGCTACGAAATTCAACATGGGGTAAGTTATGTTCCTGCAGATTGGACCGCATGGACCGCCAAGGCAATGGCAGATACGGTACCTGGTGCATTGTCATTCTTAAAATTTGCCGCTAGTAAAAACGTAGAGACATTTTACGTAACCAACAGGGATGAAGCAGATCGAAAAGGCACTATTGAAAACTTAAAGAAGCTAGGCTTCCCTTATGTTGATGAGGCTCATATTTTATTGAAAAGTACCACCTCTGATAAGCAAGAGCGAAGAAATAAAGTATTGGAGAAATACAATGTGCTTTTGCTTTGTGGAGATAATTTAAGCGATTTTTCTAATGTTTTTTATCGCGAAGGAAAAGATACAAAGGAACAAGTTGATGCAAATCAGCACCTGTTTGGTACAAAGTTTATTGTGTTGCCTAACCCAATGTATGGCGATTGGGAGAAACTGCTTTACAAAGAAGGAAAATTTACTGAACAAGAGAAAGCAAAGCAGCGCTTAGAAAAGCTTAAAAGTTATTAA
- the atpG gene encoding ATP synthase F1 subunit gamma has translation MANLKEVRNRIASVQSTQQITKAMKMVSAAKLKRATNAIVQLRPYATKLKEILGNLSASLEGSTSPFTEERVPNKVLIVTVSSNRGLAGAFNMNVIKATNNLIAEKYSEQLKKGNVSIVAIGKKTQDFYEKRGYNVIGNNNDIYQALTFENVTKITEAIMAGFAKGEFDKVELVYNQFKNAAVQIITTEQLLPLPKAEGVVEVKASNVDYILEPNQEEIVSQLIPKSIKIQLYKAVLDSHASEHGARMTSMDKATENAGDLLKALKLSYNQARQAAITTELTEIVSGAAALNG, from the coding sequence ATGGCCAATTTAAAAGAAGTAAGAAATCGTATTGCCTCGGTGCAGTCAACTCAGCAAATTACCAAAGCTATGAAAATGGTTTCGGCAGCGAAGTTGAAGCGTGCTACTAATGCGATTGTTCAATTACGTCCTTACGCAACCAAGTTGAAAGAGATTTTAGGAAATCTTTCGGCTAGCTTAGAAGGTTCTACCTCTCCTTTTACCGAAGAGCGAGTGCCTAACAAGGTGCTAATCGTTACTGTATCTTCAAATAGAGGTTTAGCAGGTGCGTTTAATATGAACGTAATTAAGGCTACAAATAACTTAATTGCGGAGAAATATAGTGAGCAGCTTAAAAAAGGAAATGTAAGTATCGTTGCTATTGGTAAGAAGACACAAGATTTTTACGAGAAACGTGGTTACAACGTAATTGGTAATAATAACGACATTTACCAAGCGCTTACTTTCGAAAACGTAACTAAAATTACCGAAGCTATTATGGCTGGTTTCGCAAAAGGAGAGTTTGATAAAGTGGAGTTAGTGTACAATCAGTTTAAAAATGCGGCTGTACAAATTATTACTACAGAACAGTTATTGCCTTTGCCTAAGGCAGAAGGTGTAGTAGAGGTTAAAGCTTCTAACGTTGATTATATTTTAGAGCCAAACCAAGAAGAGATTGTTTCTCAATTGATCCCTAAATCAATCAAAATTCAGTTATACAAAGCAGTGTTAGATTCTCATGCTTCTGAGCACGGTGCACGTATGACTTCGATGGATAAAGCAACTGAAAATGCAGGAGACTTGTTGAAAGCATTGAAATTGTCTTACAACCAAGCACGCCAAGCGGCTATTACAACTGAGTTAACTGAAATTGTAAGTGGTGCGGCTGCGTTGAATGGATAA